The genomic stretch GGACAAATTTTGGTTCATATCTTACAAGCTAAAATTTATCGTAATAATAGTTTAGATCAAATGGCTTTTGTGGGGCCTGCGTCCTTGCCCATATCCTTAATTACTGCCGCTTCAGTGGGTATGGTATTTACAATTCAGGTAGCAAGGGAATTTGTCTATTTTGGTGCTACTACCGCAGTGGGAGGCGTTTTAGCTTTAGCTTTAACTCGTGAATTAGCACCGGTTTTAACAGCCGTAGTATTAGCAGGTCGTGTGGGAAGTGCTTTTGCTGCCGAAATTGGTACGATGAAGGTAACAGAACAAATTGACGCTTTGTATATCTTAAAAACAGATCCTGTTGATTATTTAGTGACTCCTAGAGTTATTGCTTGTTCTTTAACGTTGCCTATTTTAAGTATTGTCTCTTTAGTGGTAGGTATGGGAGCGGGGTTAATTATCTCTGATACAATTTATGATATTTCTACCTCAATTTTTCTTGATTCTGTTAAGAATTTTTTGAAAACATGGGACGTAATTGTTTGTATTATTAAATCTGTGGTTTTTGGAGCGATTATTGCTATTATTGGCTGTAATTGGGGTTTAACTACCACGGGGGGTGCAAAGGGTGTAGGTCGATCAACTACTGAAGCGGTGGTTATTTCTTTGATTTCGATTTTTGTAACTAATTTTTTTCTTTCATGGTTAATGTTTCAAGGTACTGGTAGTGCGGTAATAGAATAATTGACAATTAAGAATTGATAATTGATAATTACTTTGTCAGGACTTGCTCATTTATAAGAAAAAGAAAAACTAAGGAATGAAGCATTGTTCTTTAAGGGTTAAAGTTTTTGCCCTTTATTTTTGATTTAATCTTAACCAATTATTTTTTTATATCAGTAAGTTGATAAATTTATGCGTATTTTAATTATGGGGGGAACTCGTTTTATCGGTGTTTCTCTGACTAAAATTTTAGTTGCTCAAGGTCATGAAGTTGTTTTGTTTAATAGAGGTAATAAATCTGTACCTGTTGATGCTGTGACTCAAATACATGGCGATCGTAAAGATATACCACAATTACAAGAAAAATTAAAAGGACAAAATTTTGATGCCATTTTCGATAATAATGGGCGAGAATTAAGTGATACTCAACCTTTAGTTGAATTATTTAAAGGAAAATTATCTCATTTTATCTATGTTAGTTCAGCAGGGGTTTATTTATCATCGGAACAAATGCCTCACCTAGAGGATGATCCTGTTGACCCACAAAGTCGCCACAAAGGGAAATATGAAACGGAACAATATCTCCAAAATGAGGGTATTCCCTTTACTTCAATTCGTCCTGTATATATTTATGGTTCGGGCAACTATAATGATTTAGAGGCTTGGTTTTTCGATCGATTAGTACGAAATTTGCCTATTTTAATTCCGAATAGTGGTTTACACTTTACTCAATTTGGTCATGTGGAAGACTTAGCTATCGCGATGAGTAAGGTTTTGGGTAATTCCAAAGCCATTGGACAAATATATAACATTTCGGGCGATCGATATGTAACCTTTAAAGGATTAGCTTTGGCTTGTGCATCTGCTATCGGGAAAAATCCAGAAGAAATAGAGATAAAATATTATAATCCTAAGAAATTTAATTTAGGAAAAAGAAAAGCATTTCCTATTAGAGTACAACATTTTTTTGCCGATATTTCCAAAGCTAAAAAAGATTTAGATTGGCAACCAAAATATGATTTAATTTCAGGATTAAAAGAGTCTTTTGAAAATGATTATTTACCATCAGGGAGAGACAAAATTGAAATAGATTTTACTCTCGATCGAGAAATCCTCAGTCAATTATAATCCTTAAAAAGATCTTACAAAAAAATAGCTCCTTTTTAAACAAATTTTTAGAATAGAAAGATATTTTAAAATTATATCTAGCAGTCCTAAATAGATTATTTCAAAAAGTATTAAATTTTCAAAAAGTTTAAATATTTTTTATAATAATTGATTATTAACATCTTAATTTTACCTGAGTTCGATGTTAGAAATTTTATTATTAATAAGGGTTTAAGAGTAGTAGGTAAAGACATTTTACCTTAACAAAAGAATTAAATAAGCATAAATAATTATCTAAAATCAATTTGACTAATGTTTAAATCAATTATTACTATTGTCTCCTACCTTAATAAAAAATTTTATGTTGAAATGAGTTTATTTCGGATTGCTATATAAATTATTATTCTTAACAAATAGTCTTGTTATTACTAAGAACATTTATTGAAATAAATTCAATGTTATTTTTTATTTTAAAAAACTATGAAAATATCGATCGCCCAACTAAATCCCATAATCGGAGATATTGAAAACAATGCTAAGAAAATTCGAGAAAAAGCTGAATTAGCCGTTAAAGAGGGTGCAAAATTACTCTTAACCCCTGAATTATCTCTTTGTGGTTATCCTCCCAGAGATTTACTTTTAAACCAAAGTTTTGTTGATGTAATGTCTGAAAAATTACAGCAATTAGCCTTAGAAATTCCATCACAAATTTATGTTTTAGTAGGTACTGTAACATTTAATTCTCTTGCTCATGAACAGGGTAAAAAGAACCTTTATAATAGTACTGCTTTAATCAATAATGGTAAAATCTACCAAATCTATCATAAAAGACTTTTACCAACTTATGATGTATTTGAAGAAGATCGATATTTTAGTGCAGGAAATGATGTTAATTTTTTCATTTTAGATGGTGTAAAAATAGGGGTAACAATTTGTGAAGATTTGTGGAATGATGAACAATTTTGGGGTAAAAAAAATTATAGTATTAATCCTATTCAAGATTTAGTTAATGAGGATATTGATTTAATTGTCAATTTATCAGCTTCGCCTTATATTGTTGGGAAACAAAAACTAAGAGAAGGATTATTAAAGCATATTGTTAACAAATATAAAATACCAATTATTTATGTTAATCAAGTAGGTGGAAATGATGATTTAATTTTCGATGGTTTTAGTTGTGGAGTTAACAAGCAAGGAGAAATAATTGCTAGATGTTATCCCTATCAAGAAGATTTAATTTATTTAGAATTAGAGAAAAATAATAAAGATTTATCTTCAAATTATGTTCAAGATTTAATTGATAGTGAAGAGAAAGAAATTTATCAAGCCTTAGTATTAGGTGTCAAAGATTATGCTCGAAAATGTGGTTTTACTAAAGCTATTTTAGGTTTAAGTGGTGGTATTGATTCCGCTTTAGTGGCAACTATTGCTGTTTCTGCATTAGGTAAAGATAATGTTTTTGGTGTGTTAATGCCTTCCCCTTACAGTTCAGATCATTCTGTTATTGATGCTGAAAAATTAGTTAATAATTTAGGTATAAAAAGCGAAAAAATATCTATTCAAGAGGGAATGAAAAGTTTTGATTTTATGTTAAATCCCCTTTTTAAAAATACAGAATTTGGTATTGCTGAAGAAAATTTACAGTCGAGAATTAGAGGGACTTTATTAATGGCGATCGCAAATAAATTTGGTTATTTATTATTATCAACGGGCAATAAATCTGAGATGGCAGTGGGATATTGTACTTTGTATGGTGATATGAATGGGGGATTAGCTGTTATTGCAGACGTACCGAAAACGAAAGTTTTTAACATCTGTAAATGGATTAATAAGGATGAAGAAATAATCCCTAATAATATTTTAGTAAAACCACCAAGTGCAGAATTAAAACCCAATCAAAAAGATGAAGATTCTTTGCCTCCTTATGATATTTTAGACGATATTTTAGAACGTTATATCACTCAACATCAATCTTTAAATGATATTGAAAAAGCAGGGCATAATTTAGAGACTATTAAAAAAGTGGTAAAATTAGTTGATCGAGCTGAATTTAAACGAAAACAAGCCCCTCCTGGACTAAAAATAACAGATCGAGCATTTGGTACCGGTTGGAAAATGCCTATTGCTTATAGATTAGGAATTACAAATTAGAAATTAGAAATTTTTGTTGTAATTTAATAGTTATTTACTTATTATTATTATATAGCAATTCTTATATTTATGAGGTACTCCAGAGCAGAGTCAAACCCATTGCTATTAAGAAATAGGTGTACCTTACTATTTAGATAAACGCTATAATAGTGATTTTTCACTTGATGAAATTAAAAGTATTTTGGAAAAACTATATTACTATCTTTCCTTTATTAATGGTTCATGGACAACACCAATATTAATAACAGGTTTTGATCATAATGATATATTAGTATCGGAACTATGGTGGAATTTTTTTGTTGAATCACATCGTTATATTAAAAGATGGTTTCCCGATTCTTGTGATCAAGATTTTCAAAATTTATTTTCTAATTTTTGTCAAAAATGGAATAATCCTCAATGGAATGACGTATTAAAAAAAGCACTTAATTGGTATATTGAAACAAATAAATGCTCAATTATGATAGAAGGTAATATTATCTTACAACAGGCTGCTTTAGAAATGTTATCTAGCTTTATATTAGTAGAATTGACACAAGTGATAACAAAAGAGAAATATGATAAAAAAGACACTACCAAGAAAATTAGAAAATTGTTAAATCACTATAATTTACCGTTAAAGATTCCTGTAAATTTAACTAATTTAAAAAAAATCGAAAATGATCAAGACAATAGATTTAATGATTCTCCAGCAATTTTTGTATTTGTAAGAAAGTCAATTGTTCATGACACTCTTGAAAATTTAGAAAAAATGGAGGAAACTATAATAAATTCACAAGTGGATAAAGAAGATGTTATTTCTGAAGTTTATATTTTAGGTCAATGGTATTTAGAGATAATTTTATTAAAAATATTTGACTATCAAGGAAATTATGTCGATCGTACAAAACAAGATATTTGGAAAAATTCAATTGGGGAAGATTTTACTAAATTAATATCTTAAGTATAGCTATGGTGTTCGATCGAGCCTAAAGAAAATTAACTTTAATATAAAAAACTATATTTTAGTAACGATAATTTAATATTTTTTATCATCTTAACAAACTGTTTCAAACTTAAGTGAAATGACTATATATCTTTCCAATCTAACCTTTAATTTTGATAACTTATGAATTTAGTCAGTTTTTAGTAAAGGCATTTGAGACAGAGGAATGGTTAATGTTACTGTAGATCCTAATTCTTCTCCCATGCTGTAAAAAGAGATTTTACCCCCCATTGTTTCTACTAAGCGTTTTGAGATAGCTAATCCTAATCCTGTACCTCCATAAGCCTTTGTTCGAGAACCATCTACTTGATAAAATGTCTCAAATAGTTTTTCTTGTTTATCTAAGGAAACTCCTATACCCGTATCTGCAACGCTGATTTTTACCATACCGGGTAATGTCATTCCTTTTAAAATAAAGGTTTTAGGTATAATTTCTGTTGTAATTTCTATCCCTCCCACTCTGGTAAATTTGAGAGAATTACCAACTAAATTAAACATTATTTGTAGTAGTCTTTGATAATCAGCATAGACTAAAATTTGGTCATAGGTAGCAGGTAAATGAATATTAAGAGAGAGATTTTTTTTCTCGGCTTGATTATGGGCAAATTTATAAATATCGTTGTAAATGTTGTTAAGAGAA from Geminocystis sp. NIES-3709 encodes the following:
- a CDS encoding MlaE family lipid ABC transporter permease subunit, with the protein product MNKVFERLVSGLFLTGQILVHILQAKIYRNNSLDQMAFVGPASLPISLITAASVGMVFTIQVAREFVYFGATTAVGGVLALALTRELAPVLTAVVLAGRVGSAFAAEIGTMKVTEQIDALYILKTDPVDYLVTPRVIACSLTLPILSIVSLVVGMGAGLIISDTIYDISTSIFLDSVKNFLKTWDVIVCIIKSVVFGAIIAIIGCNWGLTTTGGAKGVGRSTTEAVVISLISIFVTNFFLSWLMFQGTGSAVIE
- a CDS encoding NAD+ synthase, which translates into the protein MKISIAQLNPIIGDIENNAKKIREKAELAVKEGAKLLLTPELSLCGYPPRDLLLNQSFVDVMSEKLQQLALEIPSQIYVLVGTVTFNSLAHEQGKKNLYNSTALINNGKIYQIYHKRLLPTYDVFEEDRYFSAGNDVNFFILDGVKIGVTICEDLWNDEQFWGKKNYSINPIQDLVNEDIDLIVNLSASPYIVGKQKLREGLLKHIVNKYKIPIIYVNQVGGNDDLIFDGFSCGVNKQGEIIARCYPYQEDLIYLELEKNNKDLSSNYVQDLIDSEEKEIYQALVLGVKDYARKCGFTKAILGLSGGIDSALVATIAVSALGKDNVFGVLMPSPYSSDHSVIDAEKLVNNLGIKSEKISIQEGMKSFDFMLNPLFKNTEFGIAEENLQSRIRGTLLMAIANKFGYLLLSTGNKSEMAVGYCTLYGDMNGGLAVIADVPKTKVFNICKWINKDEEIIPNNILVKPPSAELKPNQKDEDSLPPYDILDDILERYITQHQSLNDIEKAGHNLETIKKVVKLVDRAEFKRKQAPPGLKITDRAFGTGWKMPIAYRLGITN
- a CDS encoding NAD-dependent epimerase/dehydratase family protein; amino-acid sequence: MRILIMGGTRFIGVSLTKILVAQGHEVVLFNRGNKSVPVDAVTQIHGDRKDIPQLQEKLKGQNFDAIFDNNGRELSDTQPLVELFKGKLSHFIYVSSAGVYLSSEQMPHLEDDPVDPQSRHKGKYETEQYLQNEGIPFTSIRPVYIYGSGNYNDLEAWFFDRLVRNLPILIPNSGLHFTQFGHVEDLAIAMSKVLGNSKAIGQIYNISGDRYVTFKGLALACASAIGKNPEEIEIKYYNPKKFNLGKRKAFPIRVQHFFADISKAKKDLDWQPKYDLISGLKESFENDYLPSGRDKIEIDFTLDREILSQL